A DNA window from Augochlora pura isolate Apur16 chromosome 9, APUR_v2.2.1, whole genome shotgun sequence contains the following coding sequences:
- the LOC144475068 gene encoding T-cell immunomodulatory protein — protein MQAAWTTILYAVALIIGPAKCSDITAAVFGDVLDGMPAAFGDFNSDELTDVFMLRKNATTVEIFLAAEQEPLLKPSSDLSCTFSSLVVSVVPGDFDGDVFMDVLVVTLDQKTKLSFVYVLWGGNGKLNCTDEREPLLKMKGQPLAMDYNGDMIIDLFGINERGERTFWIFNESRKRPRTVQMHMSNRELDYTFSPIDEPHSNAYLDLNKDFLADLVVTSQKSFEIWLGIKGGGFVFHKTIPFPYNISLEDDKFNGKIGQTLYLDMELTGKMGMLLPLCFDSECTNSTIMMYSDEWHDLRVTFRDSKSVLWGFVTPDGQRYTDTITLRGGDFNMDGYPDLLATLRSTNGKQKQSFLLENVACDTCVGFTRTFQVKWQALNPFYNETVMAVFYDFYQDGILDVILVEVNKSTSTYRTAAFKNSLDYDANFVKVMVLTGRNNSMYPISPGSLGKKKRTYGTNLPGPSIEYETTTQDGSRRNAFAAQLPQSAYFSLNLPYTTFGLGRTPNFVDCLKIGMGGNSRDWPQIIPNSQMVVIPSPMGEPLKWKAQLFVTPSKLILLSAAALTGTCGLISFIIVALYWKERREDKIEKLQEAHRFPFDAM, from the exons ATGCAAGCTGCGTGGACAACAATCCTGTATGCTGTAGCTCTGATTATCGGACCAGCGAAATGCAGCGACATAACTGCAGCAGTTTTTGGAGACGTGTTGGATGGTATGCCAGCGGCGTTTGGAGATTTCAATTCAGATGAATTGACGGATGTTTTTATGTTGCGAAAGAACGCGACCAcggtagaaatatttctagcCGCTGAACAAGAACCATTGCTAAAACCAAGCTCAGATTTGAGTTGTACGTTCAGCAGCCTTGTGGTCAGCGTAGTACCTGGAGACTTCGACGGTGATGTTTTCATGGATGTCTTGGTGGTTACGCTCGACCAAAAGACTAAATTGTCGTTCGTTTATGTGCTTTGGGGCGGTAATGGAAAACTGAATTGCACAGATGAAAGGGAACCATTGCTGAAGATGAAGGGACAGCCATTGGCAATGGACTACAATGGAGACATGATCATAGATCTATTTGGAATAAATGAAAGAGGAGAAAGAACGTTCTGGATATTTAATGAATCCAGGAAGCGTCCTAGAACGGTGCAGATGCATATGTCGAACAGGGAACTGGACTATACGTTCTCTCCAATCGATGAACCCCATTCGAATGCCTACTTGGACCTGAACAAGGACTTTTTGGCAGATTTAGTGGTGACCTCacaaaaatcgttcgaaatttGGTTGGGGATTAAAGGAGGAGGTTTTGTCTTCCATAAAACCATACCGTTCCCGTATAATATTTCGCTGGAAGATGATAAATTCAATGGCAAGATTGGCCAGACTCTTTATCTAGACATGGAGCTAACTGGTAAGATGGGTATGTTGCTGCCGCTGTGTTTCGACAGTGAGTGTACCAATAGTACGATCATGATGTACTCGGATGAGTGGCACGACTTGCGGGTAACTTTTAGGGACAGTAAGAGCGTGCTCTGGGGATTTGTTACGCCCGACGGGCAACGATACACAGATACAATCACTTTGCGTGGTGGCGACTTTAATATGGATGGCTATCCAGACTTGTTGGCGACCCTCCGTTCGACTAACGGAAagcagaaacagtcatttctACTGGAAAACGTTGCGTGCGACACGTGCGTCGGTTTTACCCGAACGTTCCAAGTAAAATGGCAGGCTTTGAATCCGTTTTACAACGAGACAGTAATGGCGGTGTTCTATGACTTCTATCAGGATGGTATTCTCGATGTGATCCTGGTGGAGGTGAACAAGAGTACTAGCACCTACCGCACGGCTGCGTTCAAGAACAGCCTGGACTACGATGCGAATTTCGTTAAAGTGATGGTGTTAACTGGTCGCAATAACAGCATGTACCCAATCTCTCCGGGATCTCTCGGCAAGAAGAAAAGAACTTACGGCACAAATCTGCCCGGACCTTCGATAGAGTATGAAACTACCACTCAAGACGGTAGTCGTCGAAATGCATTTGCTGCCCAGCTTCCGCAGAGCGCGTACTTTTCCCTCAACTTACCATACACGACCTTCGGTTTGGGCAGAACACCGAACTTTGTCGATTGTCTCAAAATAGGG ATGGGCGGCAATTCTCGGGATTGGCCGCAAATCATTCCAAATTCGCAGATGGTCGTCATACCGAGTCCGATGGGGGAACCTTTGAAATGGAAGGCGCAGTTGTTTGTAACACCGAGCAAGCTAATTCTATTGAGCGCTGCTGCGTTGACCGGGACTTGTGGCTTGATTTCGTTCATAATCGTGGCCTTGTATTGGAAGGAGCGAAGGGAGGACAAGATCGAAAAGTTGCAGGAGGCGCACAGATTTCCCTTTGATGCTATGTAA
- the Pat1 gene encoding protein interacting with APP tail-1 isoform X2: MLAITNREVELLRCFELVGHPLGKQLVLNYISWCNNAMNNPDSQDKLIKLGLRFGGFLSDAGNIHESEEVLKKCLKLCLLNNSTPENWCRTLHCCNRLLHVQAAYCLFKNTTKTYMQAMNFMKQLKEAKFECNFASLYTEFSVLYYMKHIYDEAYSWSIEALKQLKSTLPARITIDVLRQAAKSCLLKREFQKAGLLIEQAVYLARQKFESNHPVHTNVLRDYGFYLLKIDNLSHSVNIYQNVVSLRMAVFPKCNLHVALDSVDFAYATYAYEYNSRNFEEAIKYASQAIATITDCLGNNLLLADAEKVCALIIEEIAINNTSDMNVGSLYLAEKYYLSALQLIRKALGEKNVLIANIYGNLGRLYQTMKRGKDAEKMLKKAIDIKEQLLGPDDHEVGLSLGHLASLYTYDMIRYDEAEKLYLRSIIINTNTFGKSYTGLEYDYRALLHIYTNRHEQENIMKYEVLLNEWKILRLEHIRCEDPPIDDERLPDPIEEVINTFFTM, from the exons ATGTTAGCAATAACTAATCGGGAGGTAGAGCTGTTAAGATGTTTTGAG CTTGTAGGGCATCCTTTGGGAAAGCAATTAGTActaaactatatttcatggtGCAATAATGCTATGAATAATCCAGATTCTCAAGATAAGTTGATCAAATTAGGTCTCAGATTTGGTGGATTCCTGAGTGATGCTGGTAATATTCATGAAAGTGAGGAGGTTTTGAAGAAATGTCTAAAATTATGTCTACTTAATAATTCTACACCTGAGAATTGGTGTAGAACACTACATTGTTGTAATAG ATTGTTACATGTCCAAGCTGCGTATtgcttatttaaaaatacaacgaAAACATATATGCAAGCTATGAATTTCATGAAGCAACTAAAAGAAGCAAAATTCGAGTGTAATTTTGCTTCATTGTACACCGAATTTAGCGTGCTATACTATATGAAGCATATATACGACGAGGCTTATAG TTGGAGTATAGAAGCtttgaaacaattgaaatccACGCTACCGGCTCGCATTACCATCGATGTTCTGAGACAAGCTGCGAAATCGTGTTTGTTGAAACGAGAATTTCAGAAAGCCGGTTTATTGATCGAACAAGCCGTTTATCTCGCCAGacaaaaatttgaatcaaATCATCCAGTACATACCAATGTTCTTCGAGATTACGGATTCTACTTATTAAAGATCGATAATTTAAGTCACAGCGTTAATATTTACCAG aaTGTTGTAAGCCTAAGGATGGCAGTATTCCCGAAATGCAATTTACATGTCGCGCTGGACTCAGTAGATTTTGCGTATGCGACGTACGCGTACGAATACAATTCCAGGAATTTTGAAGAAGCGAT AAAGTATGCAAGCCAGGCGATAGCGACTATAACAGACTGTCTTggcaacaatttattattagcggATGCGGAAAAAGTATGCGCgttaataattgaagaaatagcaataaataacaCATCAGATATGAACGTTGGTTCATTATATTTGGCTGAGAAATATTATCTATCTGCTTTGCAATTAATAAGAAAAGCGTTAGGAGAGAAAAATGTACTGATAGCAAACATTTACGGAAATTTAGGGCGCCTTTATCAAACTATGAAAAGGGGAAAG GATGCGGAGAAAATGCTTAAGAAGGCTATAGACATCAAAGAACAATTATTAGGACCAGATGACCATGAAGTTGGCTTGAGTCTAGGACATTTAGCGTCCTTGTATACTTATGATATGATTCGGTATGATGAGGCCGAGAAGCTTTATCTTCGCAGTATTATAATCA ATACAAATACGTTCGGTAAAAGCTATACTGGATTGGAATACGATTATCGAGCacttttacatatttacacAAATAGGCACGAACAAGAGAATATCATGAAGTATGAAGTCTTATTAAAcgaatggaaaatattgagATTAGAGCACATTCGATGTGAAGACCCACCGATTGATGACGAAAGACTTCCAGACCCGATCGAAGAAGTGATTAACACATTTTTTACCATGTAA
- the LOC144475296 gene encoding uncharacterized protein CFAP97D2-like, producing the protein MSCQRRSSSAPNDWERTAYKRHRLKVKKATCAIDVHPPAGRPHVVLNAKGLQLEREKQDRILRENFILLKKLRDIMHRKRPTEESQRLKWEQTRCIRTR; encoded by the exons ATGTCCTGCCAAAGGAGGAGTTCTTCCGCCCCGAACGATTGGGAGCGTACAGCATACAAACGGCACCGTCTGAAA GTGAAGAAAGCTACCTGCGCGATAGACGTGCATCCACCGGCAGGCAGGCCGCACGTGGTCCTGAACGCGAAGGGGTTGCAATTGGAGCGGGAGAAGCAGGATCGGATACTGCGCGAGAATTTCATCCTTTTGAAGAAGCTACGCGACATTATGCACAGAAAGCGCCCGACGGAGGAGAGCCAGCGATTGAAGTGGGAGCAGACCAGATGCATCAGGACTCGTTGA
- the Pat1 gene encoding protein interacting with APP tail-1 isoform X1 has translation MAENIEPHLNSPKSLYNLSVARIVNLLKTHNFSREWLSYLPNTLLFDIYYAISKVDDFPSIEFIRLEWSNLATFSKMLAITNREVELLRCFELVGHPLGKQLVLNYISWCNNAMNNPDSQDKLIKLGLRFGGFLSDAGNIHESEEVLKKCLKLCLLNNSTPENWCRTLHCCNRLLHVQAAYCLFKNTTKTYMQAMNFMKQLKEAKFECNFASLYTEFSVLYYMKHIYDEAYSWSIEALKQLKSTLPARITIDVLRQAAKSCLLKREFQKAGLLIEQAVYLARQKFESNHPVHTNVLRDYGFYLLKIDNLSHSVNIYQNVVSLRMAVFPKCNLHVALDSVDFAYATYAYEYNSRNFEEAIKYASQAIATITDCLGNNLLLADAEKVCALIIEEIAINNTSDMNVGSLYLAEKYYLSALQLIRKALGEKNVLIANIYGNLGRLYQTMKRGKDAEKMLKKAIDIKEQLLGPDDHEVGLSLGHLASLYTYDMIRYDEAEKLYLRSIIINTNTFGKSYTGLEYDYRALLHIYTNRHEQENIMKYEVLLNEWKILRLEHIRCEDPPIDDERLPDPIEEVINTFFTM, from the exons ATGGCTGAAAACATAGAACCGCATTTGAATTCACCAAAAAGTCTTTATAATCTGAGTGTGGCTAGGATAGTAAACTTGCTGAAAACACATAATTTTTCACGAGAATGGCTATCCTATTTACCGAATACATTGCtgttcgatatttattatgcg atcTCCAAAGTGGATGATTTTCCATCTATTGAATTCATAAGATTGGAATGGAGTAATTTGGCTACTTTTTCTAAGATGTTAGCAATAACTAATCGGGAGGTAGAGCTGTTAAGATGTTTTGAG CTTGTAGGGCATCCTTTGGGAAAGCAATTAGTActaaactatatttcatggtGCAATAATGCTATGAATAATCCAGATTCTCAAGATAAGTTGATCAAATTAGGTCTCAGATTTGGTGGATTCCTGAGTGATGCTGGTAATATTCATGAAAGTGAGGAGGTTTTGAAGAAATGTCTAAAATTATGTCTACTTAATAATTCTACACCTGAGAATTGGTGTAGAACACTACATTGTTGTAATAG ATTGTTACATGTCCAAGCTGCGTATtgcttatttaaaaatacaacgaAAACATATATGCAAGCTATGAATTTCATGAAGCAACTAAAAGAAGCAAAATTCGAGTGTAATTTTGCTTCATTGTACACCGAATTTAGCGTGCTATACTATATGAAGCATATATACGACGAGGCTTATAG TTGGAGTATAGAAGCtttgaaacaattgaaatccACGCTACCGGCTCGCATTACCATCGATGTTCTGAGACAAGCTGCGAAATCGTGTTTGTTGAAACGAGAATTTCAGAAAGCCGGTTTATTGATCGAACAAGCCGTTTATCTCGCCAGacaaaaatttgaatcaaATCATCCAGTACATACCAATGTTCTTCGAGATTACGGATTCTACTTATTAAAGATCGATAATTTAAGTCACAGCGTTAATATTTACCAG aaTGTTGTAAGCCTAAGGATGGCAGTATTCCCGAAATGCAATTTACATGTCGCGCTGGACTCAGTAGATTTTGCGTATGCGACGTACGCGTACGAATACAATTCCAGGAATTTTGAAGAAGCGAT AAAGTATGCAAGCCAGGCGATAGCGACTATAACAGACTGTCTTggcaacaatttattattagcggATGCGGAAAAAGTATGCGCgttaataattgaagaaatagcaataaataacaCATCAGATATGAACGTTGGTTCATTATATTTGGCTGAGAAATATTATCTATCTGCTTTGCAATTAATAAGAAAAGCGTTAGGAGAGAAAAATGTACTGATAGCAAACATTTACGGAAATTTAGGGCGCCTTTATCAAACTATGAAAAGGGGAAAG GATGCGGAGAAAATGCTTAAGAAGGCTATAGACATCAAAGAACAATTATTAGGACCAGATGACCATGAAGTTGGCTTGAGTCTAGGACATTTAGCGTCCTTGTATACTTATGATATGATTCGGTATGATGAGGCCGAGAAGCTTTATCTTCGCAGTATTATAATCA ATACAAATACGTTCGGTAAAAGCTATACTGGATTGGAATACGATTATCGAGCacttttacatatttacacAAATAGGCACGAACAAGAGAATATCATGAAGTATGAAGTCTTATTAAAcgaatggaaaatattgagATTAGAGCACATTCGATGTGAAGACCCACCGATTGATGACGAAAGACTTCCAGACCCGATCGAAGAAGTGATTAACACATTTTTTACCATGTAA
- the LOC144475072 gene encoding orcokinin peptides isoform X2: protein MTTLGNCALPIFLWSIATAAVAAGPVQAGQNLMQRNSQYGPSAAEILAAYLEDHDALVDGDPSDTVGIRGRLDRLRDSGAFGRTSDLPRGLSLPSGWIDPSASLVRRIYLSPDERFAKRNIDEIDRTPFDDFFKRTTDNRRRDRVGWTGLGRSDRYPVFRGSNPLDR from the exons ATGACGACACTGGGTAACTGTGCTCTGCCGATCTTCCTCTGGTCGATCGCGACGGCCGCGGTAGCAGCCGGTCCCGTTCAG GCTGGACAGAACCTTATGCAACGGAACAGCCAGTACGGGCCGTCGGCGGCGGAGATTCTCGCCGCCTATCTCGAGGACCACG ATGCGCTGGTAGACGGTGACCCGTCCGACACAGTCGGCATTCGTGGTCGTTTGGATCGTCTCCGTGACTCCGGAGCGTTTGGGAGAACGTCGGATCTACCCCGCGGACTCTCCTTGCCTAG CGGTTGGATCGATCCATCAGCGTCGCTCGTCAGACGGATCTATCTATCGCCGGACGAACGGTTCGCCAAACGGAACATAGACGAGATCGACAGGACACCGTTCGACGACTTCTTCAAGAGAACCACGGACAATCGTAGGAGGGATCGCGTCGGTTGGACCGGTCTCGGACGATCGGATCGTTATCCAGTGTTTCGCGGATCGAACCCTCTCGACCGCTGA
- the LOC144475072 gene encoding uncharacterized protein LOC144475072 isoform X1, which translates to MTTLGNCALPIFLWSIATAAVAAGPVQAGQNLMQRNSQYGPSAAEILAAYLEDHGTTERKVIKDEPQSNRNREWFGARRLSNQTDPATEVARFDRNLDQIGGGNLLRSIDDRFARNLDQIGGGNLVRSADDRYSRNLDQIGGGNLVRSVDDRYFRNLDQIGGGNLVRSVDDRYLRNLDQIGGGNLVRSLSGPRDDFRRNLDQIGGGNLVRNLARAVHQLQSRVAETDTRDAIDAPTGQ; encoded by the exons ATGACGACACTGGGTAACTGTGCTCTGCCGATCTTCCTCTGGTCGATCGCGACGGCCGCGGTAGCAGCCGGTCCCGTTCAG GCTGGACAGAACCTTATGCAACGGAACAGCCAGTACGGGCCGTCGGCGGCGGAGATTCTCGCCGCCTATCTCGAGGACCACG GTACGACGGAGCGAAAGGTGATCAAAGATGAGCCGCAATCGAATCGGAATCGGGAATGGTTCGGTGCCCGCCGACTCTCGAACCAGACGGATCCGGCCACGGAAGTCGCGAGATTCGATCGGAATCTAGATCAAATCGGAGGCGGTAATCTGCTTCGCTCCATCGACGATCGGTTCGCACGAAATTTGGATCAGATTGGTGGCGGGAATCTGGTGCGCTCTGCGGACGATCGTTACTCTCGAAATCTCGACCAGATCGGAGGCGGGAATCTGGTGCGCTCCGTGGACGATCGGTATTTTCGGAATCTAGATCAGATCGGTGGCGGGAATCTGGTACGTTCCGTGGACGATCGGTACTTGCGAAATTTGGACCAGATCGGAGGCGGAAATCTGGTGCGCAGCTTGAGCGGACCACGCGACGACTTCCGACGTAACCTGGATCAAATCGGTGGCGGAAATCTGGTGCGGAACTTGGCACGCGCCGTTCACCAGCTCCAGTCCCGTGTAGCGGAGACCGACACGCGAGACGCGATCGACGCACCGACCGGTCAATAA
- the Cdk5 gene encoding cyclin-dependent kinase 5 isoform X1 encodes MITWTGTNAGVAQQSTYGTVFKAKNRETHEIVALKRVRLDDDDEGVPSSALREICLLKELKHKNIVRLYDVLHSDKKLTLVFEHCDQDLKKYFDSLNGEIDLDVVKSFLYQLLRGLAFCHSRNVLHRDLKPQNLLINKNGELKLADFGLARAFGIPVKCYSAEVVTLWYRPPDVLFGAKLYTTSIDMWSAGCIFAELANAGSPLFPGSDVEDQLKLIFKMLGTPTEETWPDFTTLPDYNGFKPYPPYHPGQGLAHVTPKLNSRGRDLLQRLLVCNPALRLSAEEAMTHPYFNDLNPAVKNDRCQ; translated from the exons ATGATTACGTGGACTGGAACCAACGCCGGTGTCGCTCAACAAA GCACTTATGGAACCGTTTTCAAAGCCAAGAACCGAGAGACCCACGAAATCGTCGCCCTGAAAAGAGTACGTTTGGACGATGACGACGAA GGTGTACCGTCGTCCGCGCTCAGAGAGATTTGTTTATTGAAGGAACTGAAACACAAAAATATAGTTAGGCTGTACGACGTGTTGCATAGCGACAAGAAATTGACTCTAGTCTTCGAACATTGTGATCAGGATCTGAAAAAGTATTTCGATAGTCTGAATGGAGAAATAGACTTGGACGTTGTCAAATCCTTTCT ATATCAGTTGCTGCGTGGATTAGCATTTTGTCACAGCCGAAATGTACTGCACAGGGATCTGAAACCACAGAATTTGCTCATCAATAAG aaCGGGGAGTTGAAACTAGCAGACTTTGGACTGGCAAGAGCATTTGGAATACCAGTGAAATGTTACTCTGCGGAAGTAGTCACATTATGGTATCGTCCTCCAGATGTTCTTTTCGGTGCAAAGTTATATACAACGTCCATAGACATGTGGAGTGCAGGATGTATATTCGCTG AACTAGCGAACGCTGGAAGTCCGTTGTTCCCTGGATCGGATGTTGAGGATCAACTTAAACTGATATTCAAGATGCTCGGAACGCCAACCGAAGAGACTTGGCCCGACTTCACCACGCTCCCCGACTACAACGGCTTTAAGCCGTACCCTCCGTATCACCCTGGCCAAGGATTGGCTCATGTCACGCCAAAATTGAACTCCAGGGGCAGAGACTTGTTGCAG AGACTGTTAGTGTGCAATCCGGCGCTACGATTGTCGGCTGAAGAGGCGATGACTCATCCTTATTTCAATGATTTGAACCCTGCCGTGAAAAACGATCGTTGCCAGTAG
- the Cdk5 gene encoding cyclin-dependent kinase 5 isoform X2: protein MQKYEKLEKIGEGTYGTVFKAKNRETHEIVALKRVRLDDDDEGVPSSALREICLLKELKHKNIVRLYDVLHSDKKLTLVFEHCDQDLKKYFDSLNGEIDLDVVKSFLYQLLRGLAFCHSRNVLHRDLKPQNLLINKNGELKLADFGLARAFGIPVKCYSAEVVTLWYRPPDVLFGAKLYTTSIDMWSAGCIFAELANAGSPLFPGSDVEDQLKLIFKMLGTPTEETWPDFTTLPDYNGFKPYPPYHPGQGLAHVTPKLNSRGRDLLQRLLVCNPALRLSAEEAMTHPYFNDLNPAVKNDRCQ, encoded by the exons atgcaaaaatatGAGAAACTCGAGAAAATAGGAGAAG GCACTTATGGAACCGTTTTCAAAGCCAAGAACCGAGAGACCCACGAAATCGTCGCCCTGAAAAGAGTACGTTTGGACGATGACGACGAA GGTGTACCGTCGTCCGCGCTCAGAGAGATTTGTTTATTGAAGGAACTGAAACACAAAAATATAGTTAGGCTGTACGACGTGTTGCATAGCGACAAGAAATTGACTCTAGTCTTCGAACATTGTGATCAGGATCTGAAAAAGTATTTCGATAGTCTGAATGGAGAAATAGACTTGGACGTTGTCAAATCCTTTCT ATATCAGTTGCTGCGTGGATTAGCATTTTGTCACAGCCGAAATGTACTGCACAGGGATCTGAAACCACAGAATTTGCTCATCAATAAG aaCGGGGAGTTGAAACTAGCAGACTTTGGACTGGCAAGAGCATTTGGAATACCAGTGAAATGTTACTCTGCGGAAGTAGTCACATTATGGTATCGTCCTCCAGATGTTCTTTTCGGTGCAAAGTTATATACAACGTCCATAGACATGTGGAGTGCAGGATGTATATTCGCTG AACTAGCGAACGCTGGAAGTCCGTTGTTCCCTGGATCGGATGTTGAGGATCAACTTAAACTGATATTCAAGATGCTCGGAACGCCAACCGAAGAGACTTGGCCCGACTTCACCACGCTCCCCGACTACAACGGCTTTAAGCCGTACCCTCCGTATCACCCTGGCCAAGGATTGGCTCATGTCACGCCAAAATTGAACTCCAGGGGCAGAGACTTGTTGCAG AGACTGTTAGTGTGCAATCCGGCGCTACGATTGTCGGCTGAAGAGGCGATGACTCATCCTTATTTCAATGATTTGAACCCTGCCGTGAAAAACGATCGTTGCCAGTAG
- the LOC144475072 gene encoding orcokinin peptides isoform X3 → MTTLGNCALPIFLWSIATAAVAAGPVQAGQNLMQRNSQYGPSAAEILAAYLEDHDGDPSDTVGIRGRLDRLRDSGAFGRTSDLPRGLSLPSGWIDPSASLVRRIYLSPDERFAKRNIDEIDRTPFDDFFKRTTDNRRRDRVGWTGLGRSDRYPVFRGSNPLDR, encoded by the exons ATGACGACACTGGGTAACTGTGCTCTGCCGATCTTCCTCTGGTCGATCGCGACGGCCGCGGTAGCAGCCGGTCCCGTTCAG GCTGGACAGAACCTTATGCAACGGAACAGCCAGTACGGGCCGTCGGCGGCGGAGATTCTCGCCGCCTATCTCGAGGACCACG ACGGTGACCCGTCCGACACAGTCGGCATTCGTGGTCGTTTGGATCGTCTCCGTGACTCCGGAGCGTTTGGGAGAACGTCGGATCTACCCCGCGGACTCTCCTTGCCTAG CGGTTGGATCGATCCATCAGCGTCGCTCGTCAGACGGATCTATCTATCGCCGGACGAACGGTTCGCCAAACGGAACATAGACGAGATCGACAGGACACCGTTCGACGACTTCTTCAAGAGAACCACGGACAATCGTAGGAGGGATCGCGTCGGTTGGACCGGTCTCGGACGATCGGATCGTTATCCAGTGTTTCGCGGATCGAACCCTCTCGACCGCTGA
- the LOC144475073 gene encoding uncharacterized protein LOC144475073: MFQIFDGGVSMVATLPALFYISWRFLAAVRERRKIMAEMREVSSSVQQARENIEYIRDQVARALEEIKVDVAQELRITDRLTSESSKVSAALQRFSEVEANLIELVRMDKNMESVRIETPDDVHEEIRRIIAMIENKRREEQERSQDGMDRTGAASATRNPISKFSACGPRDPAYDRPRMLTTPEVRLLGDSTRSEANK, encoded by the exons ATGTTCCAGATTTTCGACGGTGGGGTCTCGATGGTCGCGACATTACCGGCCCTGTTCTACATCTCCTGGCGA TTTTTAGCGGCCGTGAGGGAGCGACGTAAGATCATGGCGGAGATGAGAGAAGTTTCTTCGAGC GTTCAGCAGGCGCGTGAAAATATCGAGTACATCCGCGATCAGGTTGCCAGAGCGTTGGAAGAG ATTAAAGTGGACGTTGCACAGGAACTGCGAATCACAGATCGACTGACTTCCGAGAGCTCGAAGGTATCCGCGGCGTTGCAACGATTCTCAGAGGTCGAGGCGAATTTGATAGAG TTGGTCCGGATGGACAAGAACATGGAGAGCGTTAGGATAGAGACGCCGGACGATGTGCACGAGGAAATTAGAAGGATCATCGCGATGATTGAAAACAAGAGACGCGAAGAACAAGAACGTTCGCAGGACGGGATGGATAGGACCGGTGCAGCCAGCGCGACCAGGAATCCTATATCGAAGTTCTCCGCGTGCGGTCCTCGAGATCCCGCGTACGACCGACCACGAATGCTCACCACGCCCGAAGTCCGTCTTCTCGGCGATTCAACGAGATCGGaagcaaataaatag